A window of the Podospora bellae-mahoneyi strain CBS 112042 chromosome 6, whole genome shotgun sequence genome harbors these coding sequences:
- a CDS encoding hypothetical protein (BUSCO:EOG09260RNZ; EggNog:ENOG503Q3GY; COG:S) — MDPAATEQKRNNARQKLMQFILDIGSKAFSPDVPESSRGEGRKEWDDGIQRIKTFNLIAALNILVRPGHAPAWLRPKLMEALTLIPLRPDGVRATMEFVFAVHPSSTVRVSEAAVPQKRGANITHEALEMASKLLSISSSSVTPEIWYSSIAPQLLVLLDGDEGPELTRTASYIIGFGILGRKASGAPGTAGWKCLAEPLLYAIKPPPNAQPPSTEDDDEIVDLSKERVLVEYQDLVTALRRLRSLVVSHPNQGLAKRLLSPLLPSLWTLSTWNRASSELSDRVCGPASELLKIYLKLAPSPELVLYLIRNLGYVGGYNRQSPEWVYKETGKHEIGIVERKPRAFFIGGAPTVPQVTMEDMETKITTLLDLITTTMSDADIIGAFLELLKRWFKAARQSRGGSVLIKEESEETRDPLEQLIEIKTLQSMMEKVPNKLATQPRAILDLVSEILASSAAASDEDHNDDEVTGVALSLLNMIVTVPGFQKSRVNPDTLSLIETSLDKLSKSPTDVGKTANNLGLLLLYRDQIDDPSESFLPPAPADRQIEDRKTYSLAISYITASDSPPPVRSEGLHLIGTLITSHSPVLDIPGILVLLSSLISDSDEYIYLRIIKLYTLLAGSHPRAVTNDLLDQFIDAKETYSVDARQRFAEALSQVIERLGETFTGDLAQRVGDGLLSVAGRRAHRPKTEARQAREAKVQKKKNKEAADAWGGEVPDFSDPTTPEEKARNEILERIVEGWESKRGSEDIRVRASALGVLGMGMEVNVRGMGVRVVNLAVELAVSILQVERGVEGGILRRGAVMMVNEFVRALDRVGEGFGFGFGFGERAREDLMRTLGWVRDTDGDGLVRRQAGDVVESLEAWGVRRLVGKGEEDKGMGMLRGLVVNPVERVNPAVGEEKVGRVRIEEVE; from the coding sequence TGGAAGCTTTGACCCTGATCCCCCTCCGTCCGGACGGCGTCAGGGCCACCATGGAGTTCGTCTTTGCTGTTCACCCCTCCAGCACGGTAAGAGTGTCGGAGGCGGCTGTTCCCCAGAAGAGAGGCGCGAACATCACCCACGAGGCCCTAGAGATGGCCAGTAAACTGCTTTcgatttcttcttcctcggtcACGCCCGAAATATGGTACTCAAGCATTGCGCCACAGCTCTTGGTACTGCTCGATGGGGACGAGGGCCCGGAACTCACGAGAACGGCGTCCTACATCATTGGCTTCGGGATTCTGGGACGCAAGGCGTCTGGAGCTCCAGGAACTGCAGGCTGGAAATGCCTCGCTGAGCCTTTGCTCTACGCCATCAAGCCTCCGCCGAATGCTCAGCCACCAAGTaccgaggatgacgacgagattGTTGACCTCAGCAAAGAGAGAGTTCTTGTGGAATACCAGGATCTCGTCACTGCTCTGCGCCGGCTCAGGTCGTTAGTTGTTTCACACCCAAACCAGGGCTTGGCCAAACGCTTGCTGTCGCCATTGCTGCCGTCCTTGTGGACACTCTCTACATGGAACAGAGCCAGCTCAGAACTCTCGGACAGGGTCTGCGGTCCGGCTTCAGAATTACTAAAGATATACCTGAAGCTTGCCCCCTCTCCAGAACTCGTGCTTTACCTGATAAGAAATCTTGGGTATGTTGGAGGATACAACCGACAGAGTCCTGAGTGGGTCTACAAAGAGACAGGCAAGCATGAGATCGGCATCGTGGAAAGAAAACCTCGCGCTTTTTTCATTGGCGGCGCCCCAACAGTCCCTCAAGTCACCATGGAGGACATGGAGACTAAAATCACCACCTTGCTTGACTTGATCACAACGACCATGTCGGATGCCGACATCATCGGCGCTTTCCTTGAGCTCCTGAAACGATGGTTCAAGGCAGCACGGCAGTCAAGAGGCGGAAGTGTTCTCATCAAGGAAGAGTCTGAGGAAACTCGAGACCCCTTGGAGCAGCTCATTGAGATCAAGACCCTCCAATCCATGATGGAGAAAGTCCCAAACAAGCTCGCCACGCAACCTCGGGCCATCCTCGACCTGGTCAGCGAGATATTGGCGAGCTCTGCCGCCGCATCCGACGAGGACCacaatgatgatgaggtaACGGGCGTAGCCCTGAGCCTTCTCAACATGATCGTCACAGTTCCCGGCTTCCAAAAATCCCGGGTCAACCCTGACACTTTGTCCCTCATCGAGACCTCTCTCGACAagctctccaaatcccccaccgACGTCGGGAaaacagccaacaacctcggcctcctACTCCTCTACCGAGACCAGATCGACGACCCATCCGAGTCTTTCCTCCCACCTGCCCCGGCAGACCGCCAAATCGAAGACCGCAAAACGTACAGCCTCGCCATTTCCTACATCACCGCCTCTgactccccccccccggtAAGGTCTGAAGGCCTGCATCTAATCGGCACCCTCATAACCTCGCACTCCCCCGTCCTCGACATTCCAGGTATTCTAGTCCTGCTGTCATCCCTCATCTCGGACAGCGACGAGTACATCTACCTCCGCATCATCAAACTCTACACCCTCCTCGCAGGCTCCCACCCCAGAGCTGTGACGAACGATTTGCTTGACCAGTTCATTGACGCTAAGGAGACTTACTCTGTCGATGCCCGGCAGCGGTTCGCTGAGGCGTTGTCACAGGTCATCGAACGTCTAGGGGAGACTTTTACCGGTGATCTCGCGCAACGTGTAGGCGATGGTCTACTCTCCGTCGCCGGCCGGAGAGCTCACAGGCCCAAAACTGAAGCTAggcaggcgagggaggccaaggtgcagaagaagaaaaataagGAAGCGGCTGATGCCTGGGGGGGTGAGGTGCCTGACTTTAGTGACCCGACGAcgccggaggagaaggcgaggaatGAGATTTTGGAAAGGATTGTTGAGGGGTGGGAGTCGAAGAGGGGGAGTGAGGATATCAGGGTCAGGGCTTCGGCtttgggggttttggggatggggatggaggttAATGTAAGGGGCatgggggttagggttgttaATTTGGCGGTTGAGCTGGCGGTTAGTATTTTgcaggtggagaggggggtggagggggggattttgaggaggggggcggtgatgatggtgaatgaGTTTGTGAGGGCGTTGGATAGggtcggggaggggtttgggtttgggtttgggtttggggagagggCAAGGGAGGATTTGATGAGGACGCTTGGGTGGGTTAGGGATActgatggggatgggctggtgaggaggcaGGCGGGAGATGTGGTGGAAAGTTTGGAGGCTTGGGGGGTTAGGAGGTTGGtcgggaagggggaggaggataaggggatggggatgctgagggggttggtggtgaatcCGGTTGAGAGGGTGAATCCGGCTGtgggcgaggagaaggtggggagggtgaggattgaggaggttgagtgA
- a CDS encoding hypothetical protein (EggNog:ENOG503PHZW; COG:S) produces MDPREILDSEDDGDGFDNDQEEYGETLVPPDAVVEQQAAAPPAASAAINNVAATNISTTALSTDSSFFERVYEGQYIAFDLEQPVAATTVTATEMPPSTRKATGRAKAKTNVAVVDLTTPRKTDVWDFPGSSLPPTAEPGSRRSARKRAQVGVGVGEEEEDPYAFPESTPAAKRTRRSLGAAASPVALVGGGGMYVATSEMTASQKEQHVAVSLPNSSTSEVMGGTLPTLPHGEGQSSSGGTLSTIAYTTPSRIGSSDRRDISSMGGVGSSVGGGLGSGGGEIDTPARYQSSPDVLNDMAPPSTGSKRKARGKTDMKPPTSTASGRKTKKRRIIEDEEDGDFGAENDQSHVSEDISTEVIPQAEPEPQPKKKRGRKKKEPVPPPEEAAPDVELSELYHPDAEATASEGQVAPLPDMECEAAPEAVEPEPVVEEQAPVKKRRGRPKKADTVARTQHVVIEVKEEGVEELREPLAEVPANTQTNGKKTPARKGKGGRKKKEVVVGSEVDGEGDDGEWGEKKLVEEQEEVAEEKKETKVEVKKVKEEKVVAGGTPIKPAGYRVGLSKRSRIAPLLKSLRKN; encoded by the exons atgGACCCTCGAGAAATCCTCGACTCGGAAGACGACGGCGATGGCTTTGACAATGACCAAGAAGAATATGGCGAAACCCTAGTCCCTCCTGATGCAGTTGTCGAACAGCAGGCAGCAGCGCCACCTGCAGCAAGCGCCGCCATAAACAACGTTGCTGCCACAAAtatcagcaccaccgccctctcgACCGATTCGTCTTTTTTTGAGAGGGTGTATGAGGGGCAGTATATCGCTTTTGATCTGGAACAACCAGTGGCTGCGACAACAGTAACAGCAACAGAAATGCCTCCTTCTACGCGGAAAGCCACCGGCCGTGCAAAGGCCAAAACCAACGTTGCGGTTGTCGATTTAACCACCCCGCGAAAAACAGACGTGTGGGACTTTCCGGGGAgttccctccccccaaccgcTGAGCCGGGTTCGCGTCGGTCGGCGAGGAAGCGCGCgcaggttggggttggagttggggaagaggaggaggatccgTATGCCTTTCCAGAGTCAACTCCGGCCGCGAAAAGGACAAGACGCAGTCTTGGTGCGGCTGCTAGCCCTGTTGCGCttgtggggggggggggtatgTATGTCGCCACGAGTGAGATGACGGCCAGTCAGAAGGAGCAGCATGTGGCCGTGTCGTTGCCCAATTCGTCTACGAGtgaggtgatgggagggaCATTGCCGACGCTGCCGCACGGGGAGGGGCAGAGCTCGAGCGGGGGGACGTTGAGTACTATTGCTTATACTACGCCGAGTAGGATTGGGAGTTCGGACAGGAGGGACATCTCGTCtatgggtggtgttggttcgtctgttggtggtggtcttggtagtggtgggggggagatTGACACGCCGGCAAGGTATCAG TCATCACCGGATGTGTTGAACGACATGGCGCCTCCTTCGACCGGCAGCAAGAGAAAGGCCAGGGGTAAAACGGACATGAAGCCTCCCACCTCGACTGCTTCGGGCcgcaaaaccaaaaagaggCGCATCAttgaggacgaagaagatggtgacTTTGGAGCTGAAAACGACCAGAGCCATGTTTCTGAGGATATCTCAACGGAAGTCATCCCTCAAGCTGAACCGGAACCACAACCAAAGAAGAAACGCGGCcggaaaaagaaggagccTGTACCCCCGCCGGAGGAGGCAGCACCGGATGTAGAGCTTAGTGAGCTCTACCACCCTGACGCGGAAGCTACTGCTTCAGAGGGGCAGGTGGCCCCATTGCCGGATATGGAGTGTGAGGCTGCACCTGAGGCTGTCGAGCCTGAGCccgtggtggaggagcaagCGCCTGTCAAGAAACGGAGAGGTCGGCCAAAGAAGGCGGATACGGTGGCCAGGACACAGCATGTTGTTAttgaggtgaaggaggagggtgttgaggagctgagggagcCGTTGGCGGAGGTGCCTGCGAACACTCAGACAAATGGGAAGAAGACTCCTGctaggaaggggaaagggggtagaaagaagaaggaggtggttgttggttctgaggtggatggggagggtgatgatggggagtggggggagaagaaacTGGTAgaggagcaagaagaggtggctgaggagaagaaggagacgaaggtggaggtgaagaaggtgaaggaggaaaaggtggttgctggggggACTCCGATCAAGCCGGCGGGGTATAGGGTTGGGTTGAGCAAGAGGAGCCGGATTGCGCCGTTGTTGAAGTCGCTGAGAAAGAATTGA
- a CDS encoding hypothetical protein (EggNog:ENOG503NWQW; COG:I; COG:U), translated as MPPKHSYTTHCRLRPLSPSPDDQVPAANPQYFYSSPIPIDDPLSAAVGTIPDASNPSSGVQNLRPFSEGDNLSLERAWLGFANAESKEEHQRLVRRCKLGRKVDQEGEVRRRLEALVDRLAKLHIDKHKRESVASAKDGLLGPTSMVVLTEDGGGEEKVVCCQELEIDVAAELRKEFCGLVRRRVGWLGQERVAEGVMAVISKMQGGGAEGQEQNKKGGGGSSRPGTPVPQMVVGSVPRVPGMSGIGVGEELLRGRGLVDGMGESGVATPDERERERERGTGRRGGESTAGTRIAGKGAVPPPEEDTAEVLVGIQRLHVVSLPVLQMKPIYWSPVNDIAAVVRATWFYRDTMIPLPPLIANQLEAGYRELQPWTETWSDELRSALDVGAVGEEKVTHRLWPEHHSEKQRSAKLKDGQHLPPEPPVSSDPFCAARCFSGEAAAEGKLEPVREEADTAMPAPEQRQYSNHHVIYKNAKEAFLLKPSQQPSAYYSRRPVQKIMKGVTVGVPVVRGFDRAAWEKVHEPKKQQQVKPQPVRQEQRENNSEEGVCQGCQEELRKGQVTDLVLIAHGIGQKFAERVESFHFTHAVNAFRRMVSVELETPAVKSVLRPEQNGIMVLPVNWRHLLSFEDGGPTTGNEEDKAAYAPDGFGLKDIEPGTIPAVRSMISDVMFDIPFYMSHHKPKMIAALVGEANRVYKLWCGNNPGFEEKGRVHLIGHSLGSAMAVEVLSKQPTRVPRPLGQVPDTKHFEFDTVNLFLLGSPAAFFLLLERGGLVPRRGRMKPGAEAADTVAKDVVGELGMFGCIAVDNIYNILAKEDPIAYLLNGTVDPVYAASLKTAYVPSLKTGWFKGVGDAFRAVVGVGGSSSLENEVGGAGGGTEQQKKPSTMMRLPSQLELEVHDFTREDVAEKKAFLLNDNGQIDYYLRSGGGPLEIQYLNMLSAHTSYWTNLDLIRFLCIEVGRRPGRKNTLPAMRAVKVKGRFGGVAVGGSG; from the exons ATGCCACCAAAACACAGCTACACCACCCACTGCCGTCTCCGCCCCttatccccatccccagatGACCAAGTCCCGGCGGCAAACCCCCAGTACTTctactcctcccccatccccatcgacGACCCTTTATCAGCCGCCGTTGGCACCATCCCCGACGCCTCGAATCCGAGCTCTGGGGTTCAAAACCTCCGCCCCTTTTCAGAGGGGGATAACCTATCCCTTGAGCGGGCTTGGTTGGGGTTTGCGAACGCAGAATCGAAAGAGGAGCATCAgaggctggtgaggaggtgtaAGCTGGGGAGAAAGGTTGAtcaggagggggaggtgaggagacGTCTCGAAGCACTCGTCGACCGCCTCGCCAAACTCCACATTGACAAGCACAAGCGGGAATCTGTCGCTTCAGCAAAGGATGGGTTGCTCGGCCCGACGAGTATGGTTGTTTTGActgaggatggtgggggagaggagaaggtggtttGCTGTCAGGAGTTGGAGATTGATGTCGCGGCGGAACTGAGAAAGGAGTTTTGTGGGTTGGTTAGGCGGAGggtgggctggttggggCAGGAGAGGGTTGCTGAGGGGGTTATGGCGGTGATAAGCAAGATGCAAGGCGGGGGTGCGGAGGGGCAggaacaaaacaagaaggggggaggggggagtagtAGACCTGGGACGCCGGTGCCGCAGATGGTTGTGGGGAGTGTACCCAGGGTGCCGGGGATGTCGGGgattggggttggagaggagttGTTACGGGGacgggggttggtggatgggatgggagagAGTGGGGTTGCTACGCCtgatgagagggagagggagagggagagggggacagggaggagggggggggagagtaCTGCTGGGACAAGGATAGCTGGGAAGGGGGCTGTGCCgccgccggaggaggatACGGCAgaggtgctggtggggatTCAGAGACTACATGTGGTTTCGCTGCCGGTGTTGCAGATGAAGCCGATTTACTGGTCGCCGGTGAATGATATTgccgcggtggtgagggcgacGTGGTTTTACAG AGACACCAtgatccccctccctccgctGATCGCCAACCAGCTCGAGGCCGGCTACCGCGAACTTCAACCTTGGACAGAGACCTGGTCTGACGAGCTCCGTTCTGCCCTCGACGTCGGGGCGGTAGGCGAAGAAAAGGTTACTCATCGCCTCTGGCCTGAGCACCACAGCGAGAAGCAACGGTCGGCCAAGTTGAAAGATGGACAACATCTACCACCCGAACCGCCTGTGTCAAGTGACCCGTTCTGTGCAGCGAGGTGCTTTAGTGGGGAGGCTGCTGCGGAGGGGAAGCTGGAACCTGTTCGCGAGGAGGCTGACACTGCCATGCCGGCGCCAGAGCAGAGACAGTATTCAAACCACCACGTTATTTACAAGAATGCCAAAGAGGCGTTTTTGCTCAAGCCGAGCCAGCAGCCCTCGGCGTATTACTCCCGGAGACCGGTACAGAAGATTATGAAAGGAGTCACGGTTGGGGTGCCGGTTGTGAGAGGGTTTGATAGGGCCGCGTGGGAGAAGGTTCATGAGcccaagaagcagcagcaggtgaaGCCACAGCCGGTCAGACAGGAGCAGAGGGAAAACAACAGCGAGGAGGGTGTGTGtcaaggctgtcaagaagagCTGCGAAAAGGCCAGGTGACCGACCTTGTCCTTATCGCCCACGGAATCGGCCAAAAATTCGCGGAAAGGGTGGAAAGCTTCCATTTCACGCACGCAGTGAATGCCTTTCGAAGAATGGTCAGTGTCGAGCTGGAGACTCCCGCCGTCAAGTCGGTCTTGCGGCCGGAACAGAACGGGATTATGGTTTTGCCAGTAAACTGGAGACATTTGCTCAGCTTTGAAGACGGGGGGCCGACGACGGGGAACGAGGAGGATAAAGCGGCATACGCTCCGGATGGGTTCGGCCTCAAGGATATTGAACCGGGTACGATACCGGCCGTGAGGAGCATGATTTCGGATGTGATGTTCGATATACCCTTCTACATGTCGCATCATAAACCAAAGATGATCGCGGCGCTGGTGGGGGAGGCGAACAGAGTTTATAAGCTTTGGTGTGGGAATAACCCGGGGTttgaggaaaaggggagggtgcATTTAATTGGGCATTCGCTGGGGAGTGCGATGGCTGTGGAGGTGTTGAGCAAACAGCCTACCAGGGTGCCGAGGCCGCTTGGGCAGGTGCCGGATACAAAGCACTTTGAATTTGATACGGTTAAtttgttcttgttggggAGCCCGGCGGCgttcttcttgctgttggaacgaggggggttggtgccgaggcgggggaggatgaagccaGGCGCCGAGGCGGCGGATACGGTTGCGAAGgatgtggtgggggagttgggcaTGTTTGGGTGCATTGCGGTGGATAATATCTATAATATTTTGGCAAAGGAGGATCCGATTGCGTATTTGCTGAACGGGACGGTCGACCCGGTGTATGCGGCGAGTTTGAAGACGGCGTACGTGCCGAGTTTGAAGACGGGGTGGTTtaagggggtgggggatgcgTTTAGGGCggttgttggggtgggtggttcgTCATCGTTGGAGaatgaggttggtggtgctggtggtgggacggagcagcagaagaagccGTCGACAATGATGAGGTTGCCATCGCAGTTGGAGCTGGAGGTGCATGATTTTACGAGGGAGGAtgtggcggagaagaaggcgttTCTGCTCAATGATAATGGACAGATTGATTATTATTTGAGGAGTGGAGGGGGGCCGTTGGAGATTCAGTATTTGAACATGCTGAGTGCTCATACGAGTTATTGGACGAATCTGGACTTGATTCGGTTTTTGTGTATtgaggtggggaggaggccggggAGGAAGAACACGCTGCCGGCGATGAGGGCTGTGAAGGTCAAGGGgcggtttgggggggtggcggttggTGGTTCGGGATGA